A window of the Lolium perenne isolate Kyuss_39 chromosome 7, Kyuss_2.0, whole genome shotgun sequence genome harbors these coding sequences:
- the LOC127315268 gene encoding uncharacterized protein: MGSGFSHNHRSSVSPQQQPSSARVIATDGSLTEFSASSPVSVSDVLGDNAGPRFFVCSSDALYFDEDAAALGGGELLLPGQIYFVLPVALLGRPLSSVDMAAMAVRASQALARAMVRPARGVRMSRVAPVHAETAQ; encoded by the coding sequence ATGGGATCAGGTTTTTCTCACAATCACCGGAGCAGCGTCTCTCCTCAGCAGCAGCCGTCGTCGGCCCGCGTCATCGCTACCGATGGCTCGCTGACGGAATTTTCTGCCTCCTCACCTGTCAGCGTCTCTGATGTTCTCGGCGATAATGCGGGGCCCCGGTTCTTCGTGTGCAGCTCTGATGCGCTCTACTTCGAtgaggacgcggcggcgctcggcggcggcgagctgctcctgccCGGCCAGATATACTTTGTTCTCCCCGTGGCCTTGCTCGGGCGGCCACTGTCGAGCGTTGACATGGCAGCCATGGCAGTGCGCGCTAGCCAGGCGCTGGCGAGGGCGATGGTGAGGCCAGCTCGCGGCGTCAGGATGTCACGAGTCGCGCCGGTGCACGCCGAGACGGCCCAGTAA